The following proteins come from a genomic window of Methanobrevibacter sp.:
- a CDS encoding type I restriction endonuclease subunit R: MSTQSEAVLENNLIKRLSENGYEFVKIKNEDELLENFRIQLNKLNDCKLTDEEFDKILIYLDQGSIFDKAKKLRDYYFIDRKDDPFYIKFLNQKDWCKNIFQVSNQITMECKHKNRYDVTVLINGLPLVQIELKRRGMPLKEAFDQITRYKLHSYKGLFNYIQIFVVSNGINTKYFANGLKKDLQFEFTFFWKDKKNNNIRSLDDFADTFLEKCNLAKMISKYVVLNESTKRLMVLRAYQMYAVEEVIHQALEIKQNGYVWHTTGSGKTITSYKVSQLLAENKSIYKVIFVVDRRDLDLQTNKEFNSFCDGCVNTTKHTGALIKNLTTEGKGKLVTTTIQKLSKAVKTAGDKAKLQKIKDKNIILIFDECHRSQFGEMHRTITDFFTNSLSFGFTGTPIFADNSDGTRTTSDIFGKKLHEYVIKDAIADNNVLGFSVDYFGGAKLSTQTDKEVNKINTKEFLESDNRLNQIVDYIIKSYDRKTRNREFNAMFTVSRGGVIHKYYDLFKKKDHDLKIATIFTFKANEDLSESEHSQDLLDKYIQDYNNMFETNFTSDDFKQYHADVSKRMKNREIDLLLVVDMFLTGFDSKFLNTLYVDKNLQYHGLLQAFSRTNRIFNKRKSQGNIVCFTNLKDNVDKSITLFSNPDALDHIILPPYETFVKWFNEGLERLFKLVETAAESLNLQSENDKKNFVLIFRDLIRNKNKLDIFTEFTWDDVKINEQEFNDFKSAYLDIYDEFKPHDNDGESVLDDIDFELELLRTDQINVDYILNLLADLDMNSPSFEHDKHRIISIMKEHENLRSKIDLIEKFINERLGNIDSKVTNVGEEFDNFMRYEKKQAMCEIVDEEHLNEGVAREVFELFEFSGKLDDDLIKQSFIDKLKFKERKNKVNTIKFKIMDLFERFNY; this comes from the coding sequence ATGTCAACTCAAAGTGAAGCAGTATTGGAGAATAATCTGATTAAGCGATTATCTGAAAACGGATATGAATTTGTTAAAATTAAAAATGAAGATGAATTATTGGAAAATTTCAGAATTCAATTAAATAAGTTAAATGATTGCAAATTGACTGATGAGGAATTTGACAAGATCTTAATATATTTGGATCAAGGTTCGATTTTTGATAAAGCAAAAAAACTAAGGGACTATTATTTTATTGACAGAAAAGACGATCCTTTTTATATTAAATTTTTAAACCAGAAGGATTGGTGTAAAAATATTTTTCAGGTTTCTAATCAAATTACAATGGAATGCAAACATAAAAATAGATATGATGTAACTGTATTGATTAATGGGTTGCCATTAGTTCAAATTGAACTTAAAAGAAGAGGTATGCCTTTAAAAGAAGCATTTGATCAAATTACGAGATATAAGTTACATTCATATAAAGGGCTTTTTAATTATATTCAGATATTTGTTGTAAGTAATGGAATCAATACAAAATATTTTGCTAACGGATTAAAAAAAGACCTTCAATTTGAGTTTACTTTTTTCTGGAAAGACAAAAAGAATAATAATATCCGTTCGTTAGATGATTTTGCAGATACATTTTTAGAGAAGTGCAATCTTGCAAAGATGATTTCTAAATATGTGGTTTTAAATGAGTCTACAAAAAGACTAATGGTTTTAAGAGCTTATCAGATGTATGCTGTTGAAGAGGTAATACATCAAGCACTGGAAATTAAACAGAACGGTTATGTCTGGCACACGACAGGCAGTGGAAAAACAATTACCTCATATAAGGTAAGCCAATTGCTTGCAGAAAATAAATCCATCTATAAAGTGATATTTGTTGTGGATAGGCGTGATTTGGATTTACAGACAAATAAGGAATTTAACAGTTTCTGTGATGGATGTGTTAATACAACAAAACATACTGGTGCACTAATTAAAAATTTAACAACTGAGGGTAAGGGAAAATTAGTAACTACAACTATCCAAAAATTATCAAAAGCGGTTAAAACTGCAGGAGATAAAGCCAAACTTCAAAAAATTAAAGATAAAAATATTATTTTAATTTTTGATGAGTGTCATAGAAGTCAGTTTGGTGAAATGCATAGGACAATTACAGATTTTTTCACAAATTCCCTGTCATTTGGTTTTACAGGTACTCCTATTTTTGCCGATAATTCTGATGGAACAAGAACTACAAGCGATATTTTTGGTAAAAAACTCCATGAATATGTTATTAAAGATGCAATTGCTGATAATAATGTTTTAGGTTTTTCTGTTGATTACTTTGGTGGCGCTAAATTAAGTACACAAACGGATAAAGAAGTTAATAAGATCAACACTAAGGAATTCTTAGAATCGGATAATCGTTTAAATCAAATTGTGGATTATATTATTAAAAGTTATGACCGTAAAACTAGAAATAGGGAATTTAATGCAATGTTTACTGTTTCTAGAGGCGGAGTGATACATAAATATTATGATTTGTTTAAAAAGAAGGATCATGATTTAAAAATCGCCACTATATTTACTTTTAAAGCTAATGAAGATTTAAGCGAAAGTGAACACTCTCAGGATTTATTGGATAAATATATTCAAGATTACAATAATATGTTTGAAACAAATTTCACCAGTGATGATTTTAAACAGTATCATGCCGATGTTTCTAAAAGAATGAAAAACAGAGAAATTGATTTATTATTAGTTGTTGATATGTTTTTAACAGGATTCGATAGTAAATTTTTAAATACGCTTTATGTGGATAAGAATTTACAGTATCATGGATTACTTCAAGCATTTTCCCGAACAAATCGTATCTTTAACAAACGTAAATCCCAGGGCAATATTGTTTGCTTTACCAATTTAAAGGATAATGTTGATAAATCCATTACATTATTCTCTAATCCTGATGCACTGGACCATATTATTTTACCTCCATATGAAACATTTGTTAAATGGTTTAATGAAGGCCTTGAAAGATTATTTAAACTTGTCGAAACTGCTGCTGAATCATTGAATCTTCAAAGTGAAAATGATAAGAAAAATTTTGTATTAATATTTAGGGATTTAATTAGGAATAAAAACAAATTAGATATCTTCACGGAATTTACTTGGGATGATGTTAAAATTAACGAACAGGAATTCAATGATTTCAAAAGTGCTTATTTAGATATTTATGATGAGTTTAAACCTCATGATAATGACGGCGAATCTGTTTTAGATGATATTGATTTTGAATTGGAACTTCTTAGAACTGATCAAATTAATGTAGATTATATATTGAATTTATTAGCTGATTTGGATATGAATAGTCCTAGTTTTGAGCATGATAAACATCGCATTATCAGTATTATGAAAGAACATGAGAATTTGCGCAGTAAGATTGATCTAATCGAAAAATTCATTAATGAAAGATTAGGCAACATTGATAGTAAAGTTACAAATGTTGGTGAGGAATTTGATAACTTTATGAGATATGAAAAAAAACAAGCTATGTGCGAAATTGTTGATGAAGAACATTTAAATGAGGGTGTTGCTCGTGAGGTCTTTGAACTTTTTGAATTTTCCGGTAAACTTGATGATGATTTAATTAAACAATCATTCATTGATAAATTGAAGTTTAAAGAACGTAAAAATAAGGTCAACACAATCAAATTTAAAATTATGGACTTATTTGAAAGATTTAATTATTAA
- a CDS encoding SDR family NAD(P)-dependent oxidoreductase, which produces MSFDMSGKVTIVTGGGKGIGFGIASAFAKAGSNLVITGRTESTLQKAKEELENEYGIKVLAIVADGGYEDQVKDAIEKIADEFGRIDVLINNAQASKSGLKLVEHSKEDFDLAINSGLYAVFNFMKYAHPYLKESKGSVINFASGAGLFGRDGQSSYAAAKEGIRGLSRVAATEWGQDGININVVCPLVMTAQLEQWREEYPEIYEKTIQGIPLQRFGDAEGDIGGTCLFLASDAASYISGETITLQGGSGLRP; this is translated from the coding sequence GTGAGTTTTGATATGAGCGGAAAAGTAACAATAGTAACTGGCGGTGGAAAAGGAATAGGATTCGGAATAGCTAGCGCATTTGCAAAAGCAGGATCAAATCTGGTAATCACCGGCAGAACAGAATCAACACTCCAAAAAGCGAAGGAAGAACTTGAAAATGAATATGGCATAAAAGTTCTTGCGATTGTTGCTGATGGAGGATATGAAGACCAAGTAAAAGATGCAATCGAGAAAATCGCTGATGAATTCGGAAGAATCGATGTACTGATTAACAATGCACAGGCTTCCAAGTCAGGATTAAAACTTGTGGAGCATTCCAAAGAAGATTTCGATTTGGCCATCAACTCCGGATTATATGCAGTATTCAATTTCATGAAATACGCCCATCCGTATCTTAAAGAATCAAAAGGTTCTGTAATCAACTTCGCATCCGGTGCAGGATTGTTCGGAAGAGACGGACAATCATCATATGCAGCTGCAAAAGAAGGAATCAGAGGATTGTCCAGAGTAGCAGCAACAGAATGGGGTCAGGACGGCATCAATATCAATGTTGTATGTCCTCTTGTAATGACTGCACAGCTAGAACAGTGGAGAGAAGAATATCCTGAAATTTATGAAAAAACCATTCAGGGCATTCCGCTACAAAGATTCGGTGATGCTGAAGGGGATATTGGTGGAACCTGTCTATTCCTTGCTTCTGATGCTGCAAGCTATATTTCCGGTGAGACAATCACCCTTCAAGGCGGATCCGGTTTAAGACCATAA
- a CDS encoding zinc ribbon domain-containing protein translates to MTIKNCPKCGNEIGDEDIEFCTECGHKLSDKFIPMKNSSKGFFDNICEKTSFPVIVFSFIIFGIFLFIGAILWSSFMANGSIDLMTYLLLTVVFSVFFGGVFVGYFGCRDETYIVPNISMYLGSMFAVVLCGIGLIFTFLMGILSALSSIFSSGMSGNSYSPAYQPASPGFSPSVDLSFVFKLVLFVLLIPVSSYLGVYLGYILKQNI, encoded by the coding sequence ATGACTATTAAAAACTGTCCAAAATGCGGAAATGAGATTGGTGATGAGGATATTGAATTCTGTACTGAATGCGGACACAAACTATCTGATAAATTTATTCCTATGAAAAACAGCTCAAAAGGATTTTTCGATAATATCTGTGAAAAAACAAGCTTTCCTGTTATCGTATTTTCATTTATAATATTCGGGATCTTTTTATTTATCGGCGCAATACTTTGGTCATCATTTATGGCTAACGGTTCAATCGACCTTATGACATATCTTTTACTGACTGTTGTATTTTCAGTATTCTTCGGAGGAGTTTTTGTCGGATACTTCGGATGTAGGGATGAGACATATATTGTTCCAAACATTTCAATGTATCTTGGAAGCATGTTTGCAGTTGTTTTATGTGGAATTGGATTGATATTCACATTCCTGATGGGAATACTCTCAGCTTTAAGTTCAATTTTCTCATCAGGCATGTCAGGCAATTCCTATTCTCCGGCATATCAGCCTGCATCTCCGGGATTTTCTCCCTCAGTTGACTTGAGCTTTGTTTTTAAGTTGGTATTATTTGTTTTGCTGATTCCGGTTTCATCCTACCTTGGAGTATATCTGGGATACATTTTAAAACAAAATATTTAA
- a CDS encoding DUF1002 domain-containing protein → MRKITVLLLGLVLIGMLIPTGFATEPNIVITYGETTYSNSNYKAFVDNFFVKQANVDIDNDVGIKTITADQVNQVSSGITGKYYNSNQILSSALVDLSVNSDLAVSVDKSKITTITGEMYLSALKSAGITNGHVYVTSPVQSTGESALAGIMNSYEDVTDVVIPYNVKEAANDEIYTQAEIINNSGVSGDELASLVSQVKDEVSKGNITDHNTIVNIINNYVENNNINITNNDIENLADSIEQVQNVQGDVNQYKNQLNEILGDNSTGGFSLDGLFDWIKSFINGI, encoded by the coding sequence ATGCGTAAGATTACTGTGCTGTTATTGGGCCTGGTTCTCATCGGAATGCTAATTCCAACCGGATTTGCAACAGAGCCCAATATAGTAATAACTTATGGTGAGACAACTTATTCAAATTCGAATTATAAGGCATTTGTTGATAACTTCTTTGTAAAACAAGCAAACGTTGATATTGATAATGATGTTGGTATAAAAACAATCACTGCTGATCAGGTAAATCAGGTGTCAAGCGGCATAACAGGCAAATATTACAACTCAAACCAGATATTGTCCTCGGCACTTGTGGACTTAAGCGTCAACAGTGATTTGGCGGTAAGTGTTGACAAATCAAAAATCACCACAATAACTGGTGAAATGTACCTTTCAGCTTTAAAATCAGCTGGAATAACAAACGGACATGTATACGTAACCAGTCCGGTTCAGTCAACCGGAGAATCTGCTCTTGCAGGAATTATGAATTCATATGAAGATGTAACTGATGTTGTAATTCCATATAATGTAAAAGAGGCAGCAAACGACGAAATTTACACACAAGCTGAAATTATTAATAATTCCGGTGTAAGTGGAGACGAATTGGCCAGTCTGGTAAGCCAGGTAAAGGACGAAGTATCCAAAGGCAATATTACAGACCACAACACAATTGTAAATATAATCAACAATTATGTTGAAAACAACAACATTAACATAACAAATAATGATATAGAAAACCTGGCCGATTCAATAGAACAGGTACAAAACGTCCAAGGTGATGTAAACCAATATAAAAATCAGCTGAATGAGATTTTAGGCGATAACTCAACCGGCGGATTTTCACTTGACGGACTTTTCGACTGGATTAAATCCTTTATAAACGGGATTTAA
- a CDS encoding DUF169 domain-containing protein, producing MKSSISEELEMKFPPIVLIKSDAKPEDAVSPKSGKGGCAMSFIAQTIAKRKTTCFGRENVTCGGVSAGFGWGDGFIDEDAIDFQASFLSCGAESAPDREEYIEKISGMAKPTREMFEHGERIYTDFETAKKGIKARPVYDSEDYVIFKGLENLKEGEIPDSVIFTANPIELTALVQINTSFRLKDTYLLTPQASGCQAIGCFTFRENESDNPKPVLSPIDFAGRSKMKHFIPNDYLMLSMPWKLFLKLEEASEKSVLQTGMWKRFTQQD from the coding sequence ATGAAGAGCAGCATATCTGAAGAACTAGAAATGAAATTTCCGCCAATCGTTCTGATTAAAAGTGACGCCAAACCGGAAGATGCAGTATCTCCAAAATCCGGTAAAGGAGGTTGTGCAATGAGTTTTATTGCTCAGACAATTGCCAAACGTAAAACAACTTGTTTCGGCCGTGAAAATGTTACTTGCGGAGGAGTATCAGCAGGTTTTGGTTGGGGAGACGGATTTATAGATGAAGATGCAATTGATTTTCAGGCATCATTCTTATCCTGCGGAGCTGAATCCGCACCTGACAGAGAGGAATATATTGAAAAGATAAGCGGCATGGCAAAACCGACACGTGAAATGTTTGAGCATGGAGAGCGGATATATACTGATTTTGAAACTGCAAAGAAAGGCATAAAAGCAAGGCCTGTTTATGACAGCGAAGATTATGTGATTTTTAAAGGACTGGAAAATCTAAAAGAGGGAGAAATACCTGATTCAGTTATATTTACAGCAAATCCTATTGAACTAACTGCATTAGTTCAAATAAACACTTCATTTAGACTCAAGGACACATATCTTTTGACTCCACAGGCATCAGGATGTCAGGCTATCGGATGCTTTACCTTTAGAGAAAATGAAAGCGACAATCCGAAACCTGTTTTAAGTCCGATTGACTTTGCAGGAAGAAGCAAGATGAAACACTTCATTCCAAATGATTATTTGATGCTTTCCATGCCCTGGAAACTATTCCTAAAGTTAGAAGAGGCAAGTGAGAAAAGTGTTCTTCAAACTGGAATGTGGAAAAGGTTTACACAGCAAGATTGA
- a CDS encoding ABC transporter ATP-binding protein, which yields MKKLIAPIKNRIGQVFAIFLFLLVQVYCDLTLPQYTADIVDIGIQNADLQFIVNIGAIMLLMVAASALATVGVSYFSSRVSSGYAKDLRKTVYGKVLKFSNHELNEISRSSLITRSTNDINQLQSVLGMIFTTILFAPLLGIGSIIKAFELKTNLSWIIFVTFIAVVLLLIIVIVRVLPYFKVIQEIIDRINKTSREILIGIPVIKAFVRQDFEEEKFRKINKEFYDVNIYVFRNMLIMLPLMTLIMNLMIVLILYFGAYDALKGSVLTGDIIAFIQYSTQVVTSFLMIGAFFIILPRILVSGRRVNEVLNTELTITDGELADISNNATIEFKNVSYSYPNSEKETLKDINFSLKPGKTTAIIGGTGSGKSTILNLIPRLQDPSSGEILIDGENIKNLKLKSLRDKISFTPQKALLFQGDIKSNMLIGKSDATDEEIENALSQAQVDFVSDLKDEVAQGGSNFSGGQKQRLSIARALIDKHDFYIFDDCFSALDMNTERKIKNNLKNLKESAILIVSQRISTIMDADEILVIDNGEIVERGTHQTLAESCEIYKEIVNTQIDSMEGIL from the coding sequence ATGAAAAAACTAATAGCTCCAATAAAAAATAGAATCGGACAGGTCTTTGCGATATTTTTATTTTTGCTTGTTCAGGTGTACTGTGACTTGACATTGCCCCAATATACTGCAGATATTGTGGATATAGGTATTCAAAACGCTGATTTGCAGTTTATTGTAAATATCGGAGCAATCATGCTTTTGATGGTTGCGGCATCTGCTCTTGCAACAGTTGGAGTGTCTTATTTTTCAAGCAGGGTATCATCCGGCTATGCCAAGGATTTAAGAAAAACTGTTTACGGGAAAGTTTTAAAATTCTCAAATCATGAGCTTAATGAAATTTCAAGGTCTTCTTTAATTACCAGGTCAACAAACGACATAAACCAGCTCCAGAGCGTCCTTGGAATGATTTTTACAACAATATTGTTCGCACCTCTTCTGGGAATTGGAAGTATAATAAAAGCCTTTGAACTTAAAACAAACCTTTCATGGATTATTTTTGTCACATTTATTGCAGTCGTGCTTCTTTTAATTATTGTTATTGTAAGGGTGCTTCCTTACTTTAAAGTAATTCAGGAAATTATTGATAGAATCAATAAAACATCAAGAGAAATTTTAATTGGAATTCCTGTAATTAAGGCATTTGTAAGACAGGATTTTGAAGAAGAAAAATTCAGGAAAATAAATAAAGAGTTTTACGACGTCAATATCTACGTTTTCAGAAATATGCTTATCATGCTTCCATTGATGACGCTGATTATGAATTTGATGATTGTCCTAATCCTATATTTCGGAGCCTATGATGCATTAAAGGGATCTGTTCTGACAGGAGACATTATTGCGTTTATCCAATATTCAACCCAGGTTGTAACTTCATTTTTAATGATCGGCGCATTTTTCATTATCCTTCCAAGAATACTTGTTTCCGGAAGACGTGTAAATGAAGTGTTAAACACCGAATTAACAATAACAGACGGCGAACTTGCAGACATTTCAAACAATGCAACAATCGAGTTTAAAAATGTTTCATACAGCTATCCAAACAGTGAAAAAGAAACCCTTAAAGACATTAATTTTTCACTGAAACCCGGAAAAACCACTGCAATCATTGGTGGAACCGGAAGCGGAAAATCAACAATCCTCAATTTGATTCCCCGCCTTCAGGACCCGAGCTCCGGCGAAATCTTAATCGATGGTGAAAATATTAAAAACTTGAAATTAAAAAGTTTAAGGGATAAAATCAGTTTTACACCTCAAAAAGCATTGCTGTTCCAGGGAGACATTAAATCAAACATGCTGATTGGAAAAAGCGATGCTACAGATGAAGAAATCGAAAATGCTCTCAGCCAGGCCCAGGTCGATTTTGTATCTGACCTTAAAGATGAGGTGGCTCAAGGAGGATCCAACTTTTCAGGGGGTCAAAAGCAACGCCTATCAATCGCAAGAGCTCTTATTGACAAACATGATTTTTACATTTTTGACGATTGTTTCTCAGCGCTTGACATGAATACAGAACGGAAAATAAAGAATAATCTGAAAAATTTAAAGGAATCCGCTATTCTGATTGTATCCCAGAGGATTTCAACCATTATGGATGCTGATGAGATACTTGTAATTGATAATGGAGAGATTGTTGAGAGAGGAACACATCAAACCTTGGCTGAAAGCTGTGAAATCTATAAAGAAATCGTCAATACTCAAATCGACAGCATGGAGGGGATTTTATGA